A region of Panicum virgatum strain AP13 chromosome 8N, P.virgatum_v5, whole genome shotgun sequence DNA encodes the following proteins:
- the LOC120686524 gene encoding protein ZINC INDUCED FACILITATOR-LIKE 1-like codes for MAGGEGKAAVPLLEKKPEVYFDGCPGCAMDRRKAENPGIPYVLFFHMWIINLVTCMPLSSLFPYLYFMIRDFHIAKRVEDIGFYAGFVGASYMLGRTLTSIIWGILADRIGRKPVIVITICSMLVFNTLFGLSVHYWMAIATRFFLGFLHGSLGTIRAYAVEVCRPEHHAIALSLVSTSWAVALIIGPAIGGYLAQPAEKYPKWFPMNSLFGRFPYFLPSLCLSVFYFVILISSIWLPETLHMHKLEKREDQPADSPIAYLSNSEDSVKQHITSTWSLFKNWPLMSSIVLFCIACFDDMAYTEMFPLWAESNKKYGGLSFSTKDVGSIFVVTGSSILLYQTFVYPRIIKVLGLISTCRVAAILSMVLLLTYPSMANFSRSWLYCAVNIASLLKNNCIVTIVTCSFILQNNSVPQDQRATANGISTTLMSLSKTFAPAGAGIMFSWAQKHQHAFLFPGDQILFFLLAMVVFLEFIWTFKPFLAMAKESSSSSCH; via the exons atggccggcggcgagggcaagGCAGCGGTGCCATTGCTGGAGAAGAAGCCTGAGGTGTACTTCGATGGCTGCCCTGGCTGCGCCATGGACCGCAGGAAGGCGGAGAACCCGGGGATCCCGTACGTCCTGTTCTTCCATATGTGGATCATCAACCTTGTTACCT GTATGCCATTATCGTCATTGTTCCCGTACTTATATTTCATG ATAAGGGATTTTCACATTGCAAAAAGAGTAGAAGATATTGGATTCTATGCTGGTTTTGTAG GCGCTTCATATATGCTGGGTAGAACTTTGACTTCAATAATTTGGGGAATTTTGGCGGATCGCATTGGACGGAAGCCAGTAATTGTGATTACAATTTGCTCCAT GCTTGTGTTCAACACCCTATTTGGACTCAGCGTGCACTACTGGATGGCGATAGCTACCAgattttttcttggttttttaCATGGTTCACTTGGCACAATAAGA GCTTATGCTGTTGAAGTATGTCGACCTGAGCATCATGCTATTGCACTATCACTT GTTAGCACATCATGGGCGGTAGCTCTTATTATTGGACCAGCCATTGGTGGATATCTTGCACAG CCAGCAGAGAAATATCCAAAGTGGTTTCCAATGAACTCATTATTTGGAAG GTTCCCATATTTCTTACCTAGTTTATGTTTGTCGGTCTTCTACTTTGTTATTCTCATAAGCAGCATATGGCTCCCG GAGACACTACATATGCACAAACTTGAAAAAAGGGAAGATCAACCAGCTGATTCTCCAATTGCATATTTATCTAATTCTGAAGATTCGGTTAAGCAACATATTACATCAACTTGGAGCTTATTTAAAAATTGGCCACTGATGTCATCTATTGTTCTCTTTTGTATTGCATGCTTTGATGATATGGCTTATACAGAG ATGTTTCCTTTATGGGCTGAAAGCAACAAAAAATATGGAGGACTAAGCTTCTCAACTAAGGATGTTGGTAGCATATTTGTGGTGACAG GTTCTAGCATACTTTTGTATCAAACATTTGTTTATCCTCGTATTATAAAAGTTCTTGGACTAATCAGTACTTGTCGTGTTGCAGCT ATTCTGTCTATGGTGCTTCTTCTTACTTATCCATCTATGGCAAATTTTTCAAGATCATGGTTGTATTGTGCAGTGAATATTGCATCACTACTAAAAAACAATTGTATT GTTACTATTGTAACATGCTCCTTCATTCTTCAGAATAACTCTGTG CCTCAAGATCAAAGAGCAACTGCAAATGGAATATCAACAACTTTAATGTCCTTGTCGAAGACATTTGCTCCAGCAGGAGCTGGTATCAT GTTCTCATGGGCGCAAAAACACCAACATGCTTTCTTGTTTCCAG GTGACCAAATATTGTTCTTCCTTTTAGCCATGGTCGTATTTTTGGAATTTATATGGACATTCAAGCCATTTCTAGCAATGGCAAAGGAATCTTCTTCTAGTTCGTGCCATTAA
- the LOC120686537 gene encoding L-aminoadipate-semialdehyde dehydrogenase-phosphopantetheinyl transferase-like — MLPPHDRLAIARFLNQDDRKRALVSRLLQYSLVRHVLRIPFRHTTICRTPQGKPYRIYTQSESVKLSFIQITPGLDRFIIFLHKENGYCSTFPNFDFNTSHQGDYIGIASEPLCLVGLDIASVSKPQGETTTEFVSNFSSYLSDHEWDCIARAGTPTQVLTEFYRYWCLKEAFVKAIGAGVGFGLHRLEFHHEHWTNISIHVDGDLTKKWRFWIFKLDEMHLASIAKGHPEDAVSSYKETLSNAIVAEEQLHSTLESPEEAFTLWTEEQLTQSLE, encoded by the exons ATGCTGCCGCCGCACGACCGCCTCGCCATCGCCAG GTTTCTGAACCAAGATGACAGGAAGCGGGCGCTCGTCAGTCGTCTGCTGCAGTACTCGCTCGTGCGCCACGTCCTCCGCATTCCGTTTCGCCACACCACCATATGCCGCACGCCTCAGGGGAAACCATACCGTATATATACACAGTCTGAGTCTGTCAAATTATCATTCATACAG ATCACACCTGGACTGGACCGATTTATTATCTTCTTGCACAAGGAAAATGGGTATTGTTCAACTTTCCCAAACTTCGACTTCAACACCTCGCATCAGGGAGACTACATCGGCATAGCGTCAGAGCCGCTTTGCCTTGTTGGCCTGGACATTGCATCCGTCTCCAAGCCCCAGGGAGAAACCACCACCGAGTTCGTCAGCAACTTCTCTTCATACCTCTCTGACCATGAGTGGGACTGCATTGCTCGTGCTGGCACTCCCACTCAAGTGCTGACAGAGTTCTACAG GTACTGGTGTCTTAAAGAAGCTTTTGTTAAAGCAATAGGTGCTGGCGTTGGATTTGGGTTGCATAGACTGGAATTCCACCATGAACACTGGACTAATATTTCTATCCATGTTGATGGAGATTTGACTAAGAAATGGAGATTCTGGATTTTCAAGCTTGATGAAATGCATTTG GCATCAATAGCAAAAGGGCATCCAGAGGATGCTGTAAGCAGCTACAAGGAAACATTGTCCAATGCAATCGTTGCGGAGGAGCAATTACATTCTACACTAGAAAGTCCAGAAGAAGCTTTCACTTTGTGGACAGAGGAACAGCTTACACAATCACTGGAGTAG